The DNA window TTGCACGGGGTGAAATACAGACGGTTAGCCCCCATTGCTGGCGGTAATACATGAGGGCAGGCAGTTGATAGCACAGGGATTTGCCCCCCCCTGTGGGCATGAGAATCAGAGGATTCTTTCCTGAGATAATGGCTTGAACGGCTTCTTCTTGGGGCGGGCGGAAGCATTTAATGTCAAATTCTTTGAAATAGGGCTGATAGGTCAATCCTTCTGGAGTGACGGGCAACAGCGCATCTAATACGGTTTGAGAGTCGGGAAGATGGTTGAGCCAGATTGAAGGGGCTTGGCTGGTTTGGGCGGCGTGTCGCTCGTGATTCCAAGCAAGTAAGGCTGCAAGGGTGAATCGGTGATCAAAACTAAAACGGGCTGCACCTGATGGAGCGGGTTGCCAGAGCTGCATGAGATAGCCCTGATCCATCCCGGTGGTGGCAGTTTGGGGTAGGTCGGTGTAATCCGGGGGCACTGTCGCTTGCCAATCAAGGTTTTGAAAGAGTTGTTGATAGGCGCGATCGCCAGGTTCGTTGCCACAGGTCAGTAGCCAAACATAAGCCTGTCGTAGGGACTCTGGTTTCTCTAGAAGGGTTTGCAGAATGCGTTCCAGTAAGAAACGGGTTGCTCTGGCATCCTCAAGGGGATCGTTGCTGGCGTAATCGCTTAACTTGTAGTCTTTTTGAAGCTTGTGGGAGGGTTCCAGGGGAAAGGCAAGAACGGATAGCTCTAAGGTATCGAGCAGGAGCAGATCGTTGAGTTCAGACCATTGACGAATCAGATAGCGGCGATCGAAACGGCGAATGTTATGCCCACAGAGCAACCCACCTGTTTGTTGAAGATGAAGGAGCTGTTGTTGGATTTCGATCGCCCGATCGGGTTGAACCTTGAGCGCATGGGTAGGGGATAGGAGACCAAAGCAATGAATTTGCTCTTCAGCATTTACTTCTAAATCTAAATAACTGTAGGTATCTAGAGTGCCATTCAGGTTAGAGTCCATAGCGTTAGCTTTTTCTCCCTTAGTTTTCGAGCGCGAATTCAATCCCATCGCTATGTATTCTGTCCGGGTGCAGCATGCGGTCTTAGACCCTGGAACCTTTTGAAGCTAGGGTTCCCCATACATCTTGCACCATTCTCAACAGGGGCAGAGAAACCGGGTTTCTAAACCCAATATTAAGGATTTCACGCATTGATTCTCGCAAGCAACCCGGTTTCTGAGACTGCTGCAATTAATTGTCTCTCGCAATCGCTGGACGATTCCTGTTACTTGACTGATGCTCTGCGGATGGTCACGGCCCAAGTATTTCCATAAGGGGAGAAATAGTTTTTAGAGATTAAGCCTAGATAAAGTTCACTGGATTTACAGTTCAACAAAATGAAGGTGATGTTCTAGATATGTTGTTCGGGTGCTGTAGAGACGTTCCGCCGGAACGTCTCTACAGCACCCACAGATCTGAAACACGACCCAAAATGAAGCCAAGCTCCACGAAACCTGTAATTTCAACGCTGACTTTAGTTGATGAGTTAAAACCGGATTTGGAATGGGGACTCTAGAAGAGGGAATTAGTTCCTCGCCCTACTTGTATTCAAATCCGCAGCATGCCAGCATCCCCCAACTTTGAATTCCTCAGGATTCATGACCCGCAACTTGTCAGGCTTGGGAGCTTGGCAGAGCGGTATTTCGCAGATGATCCCAATACCTGCCTGATTAAGTTACGGCAATTTGGCGAGGTACTGGCGCAGCTCACTGCTGCAAAAATGGGGATGTATACCGATTCATCGGAAACGCAGGTGGTGTTGTTGCGGCGGTTACGGGATCGGGGGGTGTTGAAAGGTGATGTCGATCGACTTTTCCATGAGCTGCGCAGAGTTGGCAATGATGCAACCCACGAATTAGCAGGCAACCAGCGCAGTGCTCTAAGTAGCCTTAAGTACGCCCGCGAATTGGGGCTTTGGTTCCATCGGGTATTTTCTGGAAATCGCACCTTCGATCCGGGTCCCTTCATTCCACCTCCAGATCCTAAAACTGAAACACAAGCGCTGAAGACTGAGTTAGAACAACTCCGGCAAGAGGCTCGGAGCAGACTTTCAGCCGTAGAAGCGGCTCAAGCACTGGCGCAAGCAGAAGCGCAACGACGGTTAGCGGCTGAGGAATTAGCACAGGAAACCGAAGCAAAATTTCAAGAGCTACAGAGCCATCTAACACAAATCCAGGCTCAAGCCGCCACCACTTCCCAGCAGACGATTCAGCAGACGATCGCCCAGGCTCAGGTTGCCGAGACTCAAATTATCCTGGATGAACGGGAAACCCGACGGCTGATTGATGCTCAACTGCGGGCGGCTGGATGGGAAGTCGATTCAGAGCAATTAACTTATCAAAATGGGACTCGACCCCAGAAGGGGAAGAATTTGGCGATCGCGGAATGGCCCACAGCAGCAGGACGAGCAGACTATGCCCTCTTTGTTGGGCTTCAAGTGATTGCCGTGGTTGAGGCAAAACGTCAAAGTACGGATGTGGCAGAAGGGGCACTGAATCAGGCAAAACGCTACAGCCGCAGTTATGAAATCAAAGGGGATGAAAGCCTATTGGGTGGCCCCTGGGGGGACTACAAGGTTCCCTTTGTCTTTGCTACGAATGGGCGACCGTTTCTTCAGCAGTTGCGGACGAAGAGTGGCATCTGGTTCTGTGACCTGCGCCATCCTGACAATCTGCGGCGTCCTTTGCAGACCTGGTATAGCCCGCAGGGATTGATGGCAACATTGGCTCAGGATGTGGAGCAGGCACACACCAGACTTGCCGAGGAGGGCTTTAACTATGGGTTGGCGCTGCGGGACTATCAGATTCGAGCCATTCGGGCAGTTGAGCAAGCTTTAGCAGAAGATCAGCGATCGCTCCTGCTGGCGATGGCAACGGGCACCGGGAAAACGAAAACCTGTATTGCTCTGGTCTATCGGTTGCTCAAGACCAAGCGATTTCGACGGATTCTGTTCCTGGTCGATCGCACGGCGCTGGGGGAACAGGCTGCCAATGCCTTGAAAGATTCCCGCATGGAAAGCCTCCAAACTTTTGCGGACATCTTTGAAATCAAGGAGATGGACGCAGCCACCCCCGATGCTGATACGAAGGTACAGATTACGACGGTGCAGGGGTTGGTAAAGCGCATCCTCTATCCTGCTGATGGGTCAACGGTTCCGACCGCGGACCAGTACGACTGCATTGTGGTGGATGAATGCCATCGAGGGTATTTGCTCGATCGGGAGTTGAGCGACACGGAGCTAACGTTTCGGGACTTTGGCGATTACGTCTCCAAATACCGTCGGGTCCTGGAGCAATTTGATGCGGTCAAAATTGGACTTACCGCGACGCCCGCCCTCCACACGACCCAAATCTTTGGGGAACCCGTCTTCACCTACAGCTACCGGGAGGCGGTAGTGGATGGGTGGCTCATTGACCACGAACCACCCCATCAAATCATCACGGCACTGTCCGAGGATGGCATCAACTGGAATCCCGGTGAGGAGATGGAGTTTTTCGATCCCCAAACAGGGCAGCTAGACCTGGTGCATGCGCCGGATGAGGTGAAATTTGAGGTTGACCAGTTCAATCGGCGGGTCGTTACAGAGGAATTCAACCGGGTCGTGTGCGAGGAACTGGCAAAGTCCATCGACCCCTCGATTCCGGAACTGGGGAAAACGCTGATTTTCTGTGCCACGGACACCCACGCCGATATGGTGGTTGACCAGTTGCGAAAGGCACTGGCTGACCTTTATGGCAGCGTTGAGGATGAAGCAGTTGCCAAGATTACAGGCAATGCCGATAAACCGCTGCAACTCATTCGGCAGTTTCGCAATGAGGTGAATCCCAGAATTGCGGTAACGGTAGACCTGCTGACCACAGGCATCGATGTACCGGAAATCTGCAATCTGGTCTTTATTCGACGGGTGAACTCGCGGATTCTCTATGAGCAAATGCTGGGGCGAGCGACCCGGCGCTGCGATGGAATTGGCAAGGAATCCTTTCGTGTCTTTGATGCGGTGAAACTGTATGAGGCGATCGCTCCGGTCTCGACCATGAAACCCGTGGTTGTGAATCCCAGTATTTCCTTTACCCAGTTAGTCGAGGAACTGGAAACAGTTACCGAGCCAGCCGCAGTGGAAAGTATTGTGGAGCAGCTACTGGCAAAACTTCAGCGGAAGCGGCGACATTTGAGCAACGATAGCCAAGATCAGGTAGAAACCCTGGCTGGAATGCCGTTACAAGAAGTTATTGACCACTTGAAGCAGAGTAACCCCCAACAAGTGCAGGCATGGCTACGGGAACGGAAGCAAATTGCCCAGATTCTGGACCACAAGGATGGAGGAAAGGAGCCGCTGATCATCTCCTACCATCAGGATGAGTTGCGTCGGGTGGAGCGGGGCTATGGTGTCGCCGAGAATGGGCAGCCCTACGGTAAACCGGAAGATTACCTCGACAGCTTCAAAGCTTTTCTTCAGAACAATCAGAATCAAATTGCGGCTTTAACCGTTGTGGTTCAGCGCCCCCGCGACCTGACGCGCCAGCAATTGAAGGAGTTGAGGATTTTGCTGGACAATGCCGGATACTCAGAAATGATGCTGCGATCGGCGTGGCGTGATTCCACCAATGAGGACATTGCCGCTTCCATCATCGGCTTTATCCGGCAGGCAGCATTGGGAGATGCCTTGATTCCCTACAACGATCGCGTCGATCGCGCCTTAAAGAAAATCCTCGCCAGTCAAAACTGGACTCCACCCCAGCGGAAGTGGTTAGAGCGAATTGGCAAGCAATTGAAGGTTGAGGTGATTGTCGATCGGGAATCGCTGGACAATGGTGAGTTTAAAACTCAAGGGGGTGGATTCGATCGACTCAACAAACTGTTCAACGGTCAGCTAGAGACGATCTTGGGGGAGATTCGCGATCGCCTCTGGCAGGATGTAGGTTAGAGCTTCAAAAGCTGATTCAACTCCAGTTAAACACACGGATATTGTTGAAGTTCACTGTATCAATCCCTTGGCTTTGGAGATGAACTGCAAGCTTTAAATCATCTGTCAAAACAAGGTACTGATTTTGAGTAACTTCAAGAATTCCACAATCCGTTAATCCAAAACGAACAAACTCTGAGCGACCAACAACAGTTCTACTATCGACATAATTTTCATCGAACAAAGACATACTAGCAGCAAATATCTGGAGGCACTTTGAGCGTTCTGGTTCTCCTAGTTGGTTACTCAAACTATTCACCTCAGTTAAGACATTTGGCGTTGTCACTCTTTTGGGGAAGAAGCGAATGATTTCCAGGAGGATATCATAGTCTTCAGGCACAAATTTTTCCGTTCGGTTAAACTTTGAAATTCTGTCCCGGTTGACACTGCCAACAAAATAGAGAAGCAAAATGTTCGTATCAATCAGTACTCCTTTCTGCCAATATTGAGCAAAGAGAGAACGGATGTTATCGCTCATACGGCTCTGATTTTCATCGCTTCGACTTCTCCTGTTTCAGAGTTAACTCTGAATAACTTATATTCTCTTTTGAACGTTTGCTTAGGACGAGATGGGGAGGCTAATAATTCCTCCAGTTGACTCCGGTTTTTAACGGGCAAATCGTAGCCTAATGTGATTAACCAGGAGGTTTTATCATCTGACAACTCGACTTCCTCCAACCTCAAGTCCTCTAGTTTTCCCCCCATCGTATCTTGGAGAAATTGGAGGTATTGGTAGGCAGCACTAACAGCAGCTTTCACGTCGATCATGAGCTTTACTGAGGATGGGGCTGAATTAGCTGATAGTTCCAGGGTATCAATTAGCGGCTAAGATAGCCATATTAATAGCCATCTAAACTCTATGCCAGAATCCTTGCCCCAATATTCTATTGCCCAGGCGCGTGATCAGTTGACTCAACTGGTTCATCAGGTCGAGCAGGGTAGCCCTGTGGAACTTACTCGGCGAGGGAAACGGGTTGCTGTGATTATTTCAGCAGAGGAATATGATCGCATGTTTCCCGCCAAGCCTGATTTTTGGACAGGGTTGGTCAAGTTTCGTGAACGATTAGCCGCAGAAAATATTGAAATCGATCCGGATGAAGTATTTAAGGATGTCCGAGATCGATCGCCAGGACGCGATGTGAAGCTATGAACGTTCCTCGTTTCTTGCTGGACACCACCATTCTTTCCGAAGCCCCTAGACCTCAACCAAATCAATTTGTGATGAGGAAATTAGAGCAGTACAGCCAAAATATTGCCACTGCAACCGTCGTTTTTCATGAGTTGATGTTTGGCTGTTATCGCTTGCCACCCTCAAGACGACAACAGGAATTGGAGGAGTATATTGCCTCGCTGCTGGCGAAATCAATTCCAATCTTTTCTTATGATCTCACTGCGGCACAGTGGCATGCTTCAGAACGAGCAAGGCTTGTGAATTTGGGACGTACCCCACCTTATATTGATGGGCAAATTGCGGCGATCGCTGCCGTCAATGACCTGATACTGATCACCAACAACACGGCAGACTATGCCGATTTTCAAAATCTTCAACTCGAAAACTGGTTTGAATCATGACTGCGACAACCGACATTGTTCAAAAGCTCTGGAACCTCTGCCATGTCCTGCGGGATGATGGCATCACCTACCTGCAATACGTTACTGAGTTGACCTACCTGCTGTTTCTCAAGATGATGCAGGAGACAAATCAGGAGAATCAGTTGCCGGAGGGCTACCGCTGGGGCGATCTGGTGAGTAAGGATGGGGTAGAGCAACTGACCTTTTATCGGGCAGCGTTGTTGCATCTGGGTTCGGAGGAAGCCGCACCACGGGTACAGGCAATTTTTGCCAACGCGCAGACGGCATTAAAGCAGCCGCGCATCCTCAAGAAGCTGGTGCAGAGTATTGATGAGCTGGACTGGTATTCGGCAAAGGAAGAAGGGTTGGGCGACCTGTATGAGGGGTTGCTGGAGAAGAATGCCAGCGAGAAAAAGTCGGGGGCAGGGCAGTACTTCACCCCCAGACCGTTGATTGATTGCATGGTGGCATTGATGCAGCCACAACCGGGGGAACTGGTGCAAGATCCAGCAGCGGGAACGGGTGGTTTTTTGATTGCCGCCGATCGCGACATCAAAAAGCGTACCGATGATTTGTTCGACTTGAGTGAGGCGGAGCAGTCATTCCAGCGGCATCAGGCGTTTTATGGGATTGAATTGGTGCAGGATGCCCATCGGTTGTTGCTGATGAACATGATGCTGCATGGGATTGAGGGAGCGGTGACGCTGGGCGATACGCTCTCACCGGATGGGCAGCGGTTGGCTAAGGCGAATGTGATTTTGACGAATCCGCCCTTTGGGACGAAGAAGGGGGGTGGGTTGCCGTCGCGGGATGACTTTACCTATCCCACCTCGAACAAGCAGTTGGCGTTTTTGCAGCACATCTATCGCAGTCTGAAACCAGGTGGACGGGCAGCCGTGGTGTTGCCGGATAACGTGCTGTTTGAGGATGGACAAGGGCGATCGATCCGGGCTGACCTGATGGACAAGTGCAACTTGCATACCATCCTGCGACTGCCGACGGGTATTTTCTACGCGCAAGGAGTAAAGACGAATGTGCTGTTCTTCCAGCGGGGTACGACGGAAAAGGGGAACACGAAGGCGGTTTGGATTTACGACATGCGAACCAATATGCCCAGCTTTGGGAAGCGCATTCCGTTGACGCGCGAACACTTTCAATCGTTTGGGCAGTGCTATGGGGATGACCCGAACGGGAACAGCCCACGAGTTGATCAGGGGGAAGAAGGACGGTTCCGCTGTTTCACGCGCGAGCAGATTATCAAACGGGGTGAAAACCTGGATATTTCCTGGCTGCGGGATGAGAGTTTGCAGTCGGGGGATGACCTGCCGGAACCGGAGGTCATCGCCACCGAGATTATGGAGAAGCTGCGGATTGCGACGAAGGAGATGGAGGCGCTGATGGTGCTACTGGAAGGGGAGGAGGCAGCAGAAGCGGTGAGTGCGTCAGTCGGATTGCCAACCGTAGAATAGGTAGATTCGCGATCGCGTGTTGTCAGAAGTGATTTACCTATGACTGAGCGATCACGATTAGAGTTTTTGCAGGCTATTCAGGGAGGAAATGAAGGATGACAACAGAGGAAAGAGCGATCGCGGCACTCAAAACACTGCCACCAGATAAACAGCAAGAAGCACTGGACTTTATTGAGTTTTTGCAGATGAAGCTTCAGCAACCTTTAGAACGAGAGGTTTCTGTTTTAGAGGCAGCGGGTGATTTAATCGGTGCTGTCGAAGGTCCCGGTGATCTGTCTACAAATCCTAAATATATGGAAGGATTTGGTCTGTAATGCGACGACAGGTAATTGTGGATACAGGAGTTTTAGTGGCTGCAATTGATCGCCGTGATGCGTTTCATGAGTGGGCAAAAACAGAATTAGCAACCATTGAAAAGCCGTTGCTAACTTGTGAAGCCGCGATCACGGAAACCTACTTTTTATTGCAGAACGTTTATGGAGGACGTGAAGCGATCGTGGCGTGGCTAGAAACAGGATTGGTTAGAATTGCTTTTTCCTTAGGTGATGAGTTGCAGCAAGTGGGGCA is part of the Kovacikia minuta CCNUW1 genome and encodes:
- a CDS encoding type II toxin-antitoxin system VapC family toxin translates to MRRQVIVDTGVLVAAIDRRDAFHEWAKTELATIEKPLLTCEAAITETYFLLQNVYGGREAIVAWLETGLVRIAFSLGDELQQVGQLLKQYESVPMSLADGCLVRMAEQFSTSSILTLDSDFRIYRKERNQPIPVIMPVER
- a CDS encoding DEAD/DEAH box helicase; the encoded protein is MDSNLNGTLDTYSYLDLEVNAEEQIHCFGLLSPTHALKVQPDRAIEIQQQLLHLQQTGGLLCGHNIRRFDRRYLIRQWSELNDLLLLDTLELSVLAFPLEPSHKLQKDYKLSDYASNDPLEDARATRFLLERILQTLLEKPESLRQAYVWLLTCGNEPGDRAYQQLFQNLDWQATVPPDYTDLPQTATTGMDQGYLMQLWQPAPSGAARFSFDHRFTLAALLAWNHERHAAQTSQAPSIWLNHLPDSQTVLDALLPVTPEGLTYQPYFKEFDIKCFRPPQEEAVQAIISGKNPLILMPTGGGKSLCYQLPALMYYRQQWGLTVCISPRASLDGRSGCRFRIRRIELFYLHQ
- a CDS encoding type II toxin-antitoxin system VapC family toxin; translation: MNVPRFLLDTTILSEAPRPQPNQFVMRKLEQYSQNIATATVVFHELMFGCYRLPPSRRQQELEEYIASLLAKSIPIFSYDLTAAQWHASERARLVNLGRTPPYIDGQIAAIAAVNDLILITNNTADYADFQNLQLENWFES
- the hsdR gene encoding type I restriction-modification system endonuclease; this translates as MPASPNFEFLRIHDPQLVRLGSLAERYFADDPNTCLIKLRQFGEVLAQLTAAKMGMYTDSSETQVVLLRRLRDRGVLKGDVDRLFHELRRVGNDATHELAGNQRSALSSLKYARELGLWFHRVFSGNRTFDPGPFIPPPDPKTETQALKTELEQLRQEARSRLSAVEAAQALAQAEAQRRLAAEELAQETEAKFQELQSHLTQIQAQAATTSQQTIQQTIAQAQVAETQIILDERETRRLIDAQLRAAGWEVDSEQLTYQNGTRPQKGKNLAIAEWPTAAGRADYALFVGLQVIAVVEAKRQSTDVAEGALNQAKRYSRSYEIKGDESLLGGPWGDYKVPFVFATNGRPFLQQLRTKSGIWFCDLRHPDNLRRPLQTWYSPQGLMATLAQDVEQAHTRLAEEGFNYGLALRDYQIRAIRAVEQALAEDQRSLLLAMATGTGKTKTCIALVYRLLKTKRFRRILFLVDRTALGEQAANALKDSRMESLQTFADIFEIKEMDAATPDADTKVQITTVQGLVKRILYPADGSTVPTADQYDCIVVDECHRGYLLDRELSDTELTFRDFGDYVSKYRRVLEQFDAVKIGLTATPALHTTQIFGEPVFTYSYREAVVDGWLIDHEPPHQIITALSEDGINWNPGEEMEFFDPQTGQLDLVHAPDEVKFEVDQFNRRVVTEEFNRVVCEELAKSIDPSIPELGKTLIFCATDTHADMVVDQLRKALADLYGSVEDEAVAKITGNADKPLQLIRQFRNEVNPRIAVTVDLLTTGIDVPEICNLVFIRRVNSRILYEQMLGRATRRCDGIGKESFRVFDAVKLYEAIAPVSTMKPVVVNPSISFTQLVEELETVTEPAAVESIVEQLLAKLQRKRRHLSNDSQDQVETLAGMPLQEVIDHLKQSNPQQVQAWLRERKQIAQILDHKDGGKEPLIISYHQDELRRVERGYGVAENGQPYGKPEDYLDSFKAFLQNNQNQIAALTVVVQRPRDLTRQQLKELRILLDNAGYSEMMLRSAWRDSTNEDIAASIIGFIRQAALGDALIPYNDRVDRALKKILASQNWTPPQRKWLERIGKQLKVEVIVDRESLDNGEFKTQGGGFDRLNKLFNGQLETILGEIRDRLWQDVG
- a CDS encoding type II toxin-antitoxin system Phd/YefM family antitoxin, which translates into the protein MPESLPQYSIAQARDQLTQLVHQVEQGSPVELTRRGKRVAVIISAEEYDRMFPAKPDFWTGLVKFRERLAAENIEIDPDEVFKDVRDRSPGRDVKL
- a CDS encoding DUF2281 domain-containing protein gives rise to the protein MTTEERAIAALKTLPPDKQQEALDFIEFLQMKLQQPLEREVSVLEAAGDLIGAVEGPGDLSTNPKYMEGFGL
- a CDS encoding class I SAM-dependent DNA methyltransferase, coding for MTATTDIVQKLWNLCHVLRDDGITYLQYVTELTYLLFLKMMQETNQENQLPEGYRWGDLVSKDGVEQLTFYRAALLHLGSEEAAPRVQAIFANAQTALKQPRILKKLVQSIDELDWYSAKEEGLGDLYEGLLEKNASEKKSGAGQYFTPRPLIDCMVALMQPQPGELVQDPAAGTGGFLIAADRDIKKRTDDLFDLSEAEQSFQRHQAFYGIELVQDAHRLLLMNMMLHGIEGAVTLGDTLSPDGQRLAKANVILTNPPFGTKKGGGLPSRDDFTYPTSNKQLAFLQHIYRSLKPGGRAAVVLPDNVLFEDGQGRSIRADLMDKCNLHTILRLPTGIFYAQGVKTNVLFFQRGTTEKGNTKAVWIYDMRTNMPSFGKRIPLTREHFQSFGQCYGDDPNGNSPRVDQGEEGRFRCFTREQIIKRGENLDISWLRDESLQSGDDLPEPEVIATEIMEKLRIATKEMEALMVLLEGEEAAEAVSASVGLPTVE
- a CDS encoding PIN domain-containing protein, whose protein sequence is MSDNIRSLFAQYWQKGVLIDTNILLLYFVGSVNRDRISKFNRTEKFVPEDYDILLEIIRFFPKRVTTPNVLTEVNSLSNQLGEPERSKCLQIFAASMSLFDENYVDSRTVVGRSEFVRFGLTDCGILEVTQNQYLVLTDDLKLAVHLQSQGIDTVNFNNIRVFNWS